The Punica granatum isolate Tunisia-2019 chromosome 4, ASM765513v2, whole genome shotgun sequence genome has a window encoding:
- the LOC116203667 gene encoding RGG repeats nuclear RNA binding protein A-like, with protein MATANPFDLLVDDDNEDVTQLVAAAQQLKVEKPKKDSSPGQGAQPAAKLPSKPLPPAQAVREVRNEGGRGGGRGGRGYGRGRGGGRGSDRDSNNYESSFSNNNGFSGGYRPSEEGDSGRASERRGGPRGGYRGGRRGGFSNGEDGEGERPRRVFERRSGTGRGNELKREGAGRGNWGTPADEVAVEVVETINEVEKTVDVEKPVDEDVADAGKESPVKEPEEQEPEDKEMTLEEYEKVLEEKRKVLLASKTEQRKVDTKAFESMQPLSNKKNNDDVFIKLGSEKDKRKDADKEDKAKKSLSINDFLKPAEGDRHYSPGSRGRGRGRGRGPRSDVYTGGYAAGNSYYNTTAPAIEDLGQFPSLGGKN; from the exons ATGGCGACCGCCAATCCATTTGATCTCTTGGTTGACGATGACAACGAGGACGTCACCCAGCTCGTCGCCGCCGCTCAGCAGTTGAAGGTCGAGAAGCCTAAGAAAGATTCGTCCCCTGGTCAAGGAGCTCAGCCCGCAGCTAAGCTCCCTTCCAAGCCGCTACCTCCTGCTCAAGCTG TGAGAGAGGTGAGGAATGAAGGTGGGCGTGGCGGCGGCCGCGGTGGACGTGGATATGGTCGAGGCCGCGGAGGAGGTCGCGGGTCTGATCGAGACTCAAACAACTATGAGAGTTCATTCAGCAACAACAATGGATTCTCTGGAGGTTATAGACCCTCAGAAGAAGGAGACTCTGGGAGAGCATCTGAAAGGCGTGGTGGGCCTCGCGGTGGGTACCGTGGTGGTCGCCGTGGCGGTTTTAGCAATGGAGAAGATGGTGAGGGTGAACGCCCTCGGAGGGTATTTGAACGTCGTAGTGGGACTGGACGAGG GAATGAGCTGAAACGTGAAGGTGCTGGCCGTGGAAATTGGGGAACTCCTGCTGATGAAGTTGCAGT TGAGGTTGTGGAGACTATTAATGAAGTCGAGAAAACTGTGGATGTGGAGAAACCAGTGGATGAAGATGTTGCTGATGCTGGAAAGGAGAGTCCTGTTAAGGAGCCTGAGGAGCAGGAACCTGAGGATAAG GAAATGACTTTAGAGGAGTATGAGAAAGTACTTGAAGAGAAGAGGAAGGTTTTGCTGGCTTCGAAGACTGAGCAACGGAAGGTGGATACAAAAGCCTTCGAGTCTATGCAACCACTTTCCAACAAGAAGAACAATGATGATGTATTCATCAAGCTG GGGTCTGAGAAAGATAAGCGCAAGGATGCTGACAAGGAAGATAAGGCCAAGAAG TCTCTGAGCATAAATGATTTCCTGAAGCCCGCTGAAGGGGATAGGCATTACAGCCCAGGCAGTCGTGGTCGGGGCCGTGGCCGTGGCCGTGGACCAAGATCAGATGTCTA
- the LOC116203668 gene encoding phospholipase A1-Ibeta2, chloroplastic-like, giving the protein MAISMIPSQTLNMMSRSGSFKCRTMSPLNSLIRTNSITSRTISCTASTITTSTDSTRLHLANLEKLLQKPSPAPIAQPPQTPIKGSDKSSDRASFLEKRVGIGLLEGLNLARIWPGEGAAAAAAEEMSPRHLVRLQRLLSMTQEHSPRNHLGSRWREYHGSNDWAGMLDPLDENLRREVVKYGELVQAAYQGFHSDPAMPEMAPPERHMALPDRSYRVTKSLYATSSIGLPKWVDDVAPDLEWMTQRSSWIGYVAVCDDRREIQRMGRRDIVIALRGTATCLEWAENLRAQQVPIADNGDNDGNVQAGQLQPKVQTGFLSLYKTRGAYVSSLAESVVEEVKGLMEQYKGETLSITVTGHSLGAALALLVADELSTCAPDVPPVAVFSFGGPRVGNEAFADRVGAKNVKVLRIVNNQDLITRVPGPLLSGELEQKLRSTRVAEEYWDYSHVGTEMKVETKMSPYLKPDADIACCHDLEAYLHLVDGFSSSECPFRPNAKRSLLKLLHEQGSNMKRLYIRKAKTLTLNLETERQAMFMSSCLPSPS; this is encoded by the coding sequence ATGGCAATTTCAATGATACCTTCTCAAACCCTTAACATGATGAGCAGGAgcgggagcttcaaatgccggACCATGTCGCCATTGAACTCTCTTATCAGAACAAACAGCATCACTTCCCGAACCATAAGCTGTACGGCCAGTACAATCACCACATCCACCGACTCAACTCGGCTCCACCTCGCCAACCTCGAGAAGCTCCTCCAGAAACCGTCACCTGCTCCGATTGCCCAGCCGCCACAGACGCCGATCAAAGGTTCTGACAAGAGCAGCGATCGGGCTTCGTTCTTGGAAAAGAGAGTCGGAATAGGACTGCTCGAAGGGCTCAATTTGGCCCGGATTTGGCCAGGTGAGGGGGCTGCGGCGGCGGCGGCCGAGGAGATGTCGCCCCGCCACCTCGTTCGCCTCCAGCGGCTCCTCTCGATGACCCAGGAACACTCCCCCAGGAACCACCTCGGAAGCCGGTGGCGGGAGTACCACGGGAGCAACGACTGGGCCGGCATGCTCGACCCGCTCGACGAGAACCTTCGTCGGGAGGTCGTCAAGTACGGGGAGCTCGTCCAGGCCGCCTACCAGGGGTTTCATTCAGACCCCGCCATGCCGGAAATGGCCCCGCCAGAGCGCCACATGGCTCTCCCCGACCGGTCGTACAGGGTCACTAAGAGTCTGTACGCCACGTCCTCCATCGGGCTGCCAAAGTGGGTGGATGACGTGGCGCCCGACCTGGAATGGATGACCCAGCGATCCAGCTGGATCGGGTACGTGGCGGTGTGTGATGATCGGAGGGAGATACAGAGAATGGGACGGAGGGACATTGTTATCGCCCTGCGAGGCACCGCGACGTGCCTCGAGTGGGCCGAGAATTTACGGGCCCAACAAGTTCCGATAGCCGATAATGGCGATAATGACGGAAATGTCCAGGCAGGCCAATTGCAACCAAAGGTGCAAACCGGGTTCCTGAGCTTGTACAAAACACGTGGAGCCTATGTGTCTAGCCTGGCCGAGTCTGTGGTGGAGGAGGTGAAGGGGTTGATGGAACAGTACAAGGGCGAGACCTTGAGCATTACGGTCACCGGACACAGTCTCGGTGCAGCCTTGGCCCTGTTGGTGGCCGACGAGCTGAGCACATGTGCCCCGGATGTGCCACCTGTAGCTGTCTTCTCCTTCGGTGGACCTCGCGTGGGCAATGAGGCATTTGCAGATAGAGTTGGTGCGAAAAATGTGAAGGTCCTACGAATCGTGAACAATCAGGACCTCATCACCCGAGTACCGGGGCCCCTCCTCAGCGGTGAGCTCGAGCAGAAGCTAAGGTCTACCAGAGTCGCGGAGGAATATTGGGACTACTCCCACGTGGGGACTGAGATGAAGGTGGAAACAAAGATGTCCCCGTACTTGAAACCCGATGCGGACATCGCATGCTGCCACGACTTGGAGGCCTATCTTCATTTGGTGGATGGGTTCTCGTCGTCGGAGTGTCCGTTTCGACCAAATGCCAAGAGGAGCCTACTCAAGTTGCTCCACGAGCAAGGATCCAACATGAAGAGGCTGTACATCAGGAAGGCCAAGACCTTGACCCTAAACCTCGAGACCGAAAGACAGGCGATGTTCATGTCCAGCTGTCTACCGAGTCCATCTTAA